One window of Peteryoungia desertarenae genomic DNA carries:
- a CDS encoding TRAP transporter small permease: protein MNSQTTKGNGQAEPYVVAIHLEEEAEPEIRFRIDDVIAFTLFWILGSVTFLQFFSRYVLNDSIAWTEEIGRYLLMWVTFFGAAIVFRRRTHIAVEVLVEMLPPRAARVLRFAADVITLLFVCLLVWFAWNLTQRMGIQRMTVIDVSMSVVYGGIFVGCLLMLWRASEAFLTNARRGWAAPDNTNQLID, encoded by the coding sequence ATGAACAGTCAAACTACAAAGGGCAACGGCCAGGCCGAGCCTTATGTCGTCGCCATCCACCTAGAAGAGGAAGCCGAGCCGGAGATCCGGTTTCGGATCGACGATGTCATAGCCTTCACCCTTTTCTGGATTCTCGGATCAGTCACCTTCCTTCAGTTTTTCAGCCGCTATGTGCTCAATGATTCGATTGCATGGACGGAAGAGATCGGTCGCTACCTGTTGATGTGGGTCACCTTTTTCGGGGCAGCTATCGTTTTCCGGCGGCGCACGCATATTGCGGTGGAGGTGCTGGTTGAAATGTTGCCGCCGCGTGCCGCACGTGTGCTCCGCTTTGCTGCCGATGTCATCACGCTTCTCTTTGTCTGCCTGCTGGTCTGGTTCGCCTGGAACCTCACCCAGCGCATGGGCATCCAGCGGATGACGGTCATCGATGTGTCGATGAGTGTTGTCTATGGCGGCATTTTCGTTGGCTGCCTGTTGATGCTGTGGCGTGCTTCGGAAGCTTTCCTGACCAATGCCAGGAGAGGCTGGGCCGCACCGGACAATACCAACCAATTGATCGACTGA
- a CDS encoding TRAP transporter large permease encodes MGLLLSVFFGLLLLSVPVFVALGGASLAYTHFIGNLPDFVVLHRMAGGVDSFPLIAVPFFILAGNLMNSAGITNRIFDFATAAVGWLKGGLGHVNVTASVIFAGMSGAAVADAGGLGTIEVKAMRDRGYNDHLAVGVTAASSTIGPIIPPSLPMVIFGVMANVSIGQLFAAGFIPGMMMALSLMGYISWYAWRYKIGADQPFILGVLGRTFIQAIPALLTPIIIIGGIATGAFTPTEAAIAACAWALFLGFVVYRTLSIKRFYQISINTIETTASVLMIVAAASLFGWVLTVTQVTAQFTALLLTITDDPIMLLLIINVIILIVGCFMETIAAISILVPILMPAVAAVGIDPVQFGVVMVLNLMIGLITPPIGMVLFVLSRVANISIEKTIKATAPFLIPLLGVLLLITIFPQLTLYLPELWYR; translated from the coding sequence ATGGGACTTCTGCTAAGTGTTTTCTTCGGCCTGCTGCTCCTCAGTGTGCCGGTTTTTGTCGCCCTCGGTGGCGCTTCGCTCGCCTACACGCATTTCATCGGAAATCTGCCGGATTTCGTTGTGCTGCATCGCATGGCAGGCGGCGTTGACAGCTTCCCCTTGATTGCTGTGCCCTTTTTCATTCTGGCCGGCAATCTCATGAACTCCGCCGGTATCACCAATCGGATCTTTGATTTTGCCACGGCTGCCGTCGGCTGGCTGAAAGGCGGGCTCGGCCATGTGAATGTGACGGCCTCGGTGATTTTTGCCGGAATGTCCGGCGCTGCCGTTGCGGATGCCGGCGGACTTGGCACGATTGAAGTCAAGGCCATGCGCGACAGAGGCTACAACGACCATCTCGCCGTCGGCGTGACGGCCGCCTCGTCGACAATTGGTCCGATTATTCCGCCGTCCCTGCCCATGGTTATCTTTGGCGTGATGGCAAATGTCTCCATCGGCCAACTGTTTGCGGCCGGTTTCATCCCCGGCATGATGATGGCGCTGAGCCTCATGGGCTATATCAGTTGGTATGCCTGGCGCTATAAGATCGGCGCGGATCAGCCATTCATTCTCGGCGTGCTGGGCCGGACCTTCATTCAAGCCATCCCTGCCCTGCTAACACCAATCATCATCATTGGCGGGATCGCCACCGGGGCATTTACCCCGACGGAAGCGGCGATTGCTGCCTGTGCCTGGGCCTTGTTCCTCGGCTTTGTGGTCTACCGAACCTTGTCGATCAAGCGCTTCTACCAGATTTCGATCAACACGATTGAAACCACGGCCTCGGTCCTGATGATCGTTGCCGCCGCATCCCTGTTCGGCTGGGTCTTGACGGTCACCCAGGTGACGGCGCAGTTCACCGCCTTGCTGCTGACCATCACCGATGACCCGATCATGCTTCTGTTGATCATCAACGTGATCATCCTGATCGTGGGCTGCTTCATGGAAACCATTGCCGCCATCTCGATCCTCGTGCCGATCCTGATGCCAGCAGTGGCCGCGGTTGGTATCGATCCTGTTCAGTTCGGTGTCGTGATGGTTCTGAACCTGATGATCGGACTGATCACACCGCCGATCGGCATGGTGCTGTTTGTCCTGTCACGCGTCGCAAACATCTCCATCGAGAAGACGATCAAGGCGACAGCGCCGTTTCTGATCCCGCTTCTCGGTGTGTTGCTGCTGATCACGATCTTCCCGCAACTGACACTCTACCTGCCGGAGCTATGGTATAGATAA
- a CDS encoding sialic acid TRAP transporter substrate-binding protein SiaP, with amino-acid sequence MVLKRRSLAGLIAGLAVLGASAVPSLAAMELKWAHVYETSEPYHTEALWAAEEIANRTNGEIKISVFPASQLGNENQINEGLTLGTVDIIYTGVAFAGAVHKPMAISNAPFILRDFDHWKAYRDSQLFQDIAAGYNQATGSKIHALTYYGQRHLTANREITKPEDMKGMKLRVPPAPLFLMFTKSVGANATPIAFAEVYLALQQKTVDGQENPLPTIMAKKFYEVQSHIMLTGHITESLVTVVGGHVMAQLSDEQKAIFDEVLKEAASRATDQIRESESRLADEFRKLGKTVVDIDRKPFIEAAVPLHMDPESGAGWTQEQYDALQAL; translated from the coding sequence ATGGTGCTTAAACGTAGAAGCCTCGCAGGTCTCATTGCCGGCCTGGCGGTTCTTGGTGCCTCGGCGGTGCCGTCACTGGCGGCAATGGAGCTGAAATGGGCGCATGTCTATGAAACAAGCGAACCGTATCACACAGAGGCTCTCTGGGCCGCGGAAGAGATTGCCAACCGTACCAATGGCGAAATCAAGATATCGGTGTTTCCGGCCTCGCAGCTCGGCAATGAAAACCAGATCAATGAAGGTCTTACGCTGGGAACTGTCGACATCATCTACACAGGTGTTGCCTTTGCCGGCGCAGTGCATAAGCCGATGGCGATCTCGAACGCGCCTTTCATTCTACGCGACTTCGACCACTGGAAAGCCTATCGTGACAGCCAGTTGTTCCAGGATATCGCGGCCGGGTATAATCAGGCCACCGGCTCCAAGATCCATGCCCTAACCTACTACGGTCAGCGTCATCTGACCGCCAATCGCGAAATCACAAAACCGGAAGACATGAAAGGCATGAAGCTGCGCGTCCCGCCAGCGCCGCTGTTTTTGATGTTCACCAAGTCTGTTGGCGCCAATGCGACGCCAATCGCCTTTGCCGAAGTCTATCTTGCCCTGCAGCAAAAGACCGTCGATGGTCAGGAGAACCCTCTACCGACGATCATGGCAAAGAAATTCTACGAAGTGCAGAGCCATATCATGCTGACCGGCCATATCACCGAATCTCTGGTGACCGTGGTGGGTGGTCATGTCATGGCCCAGTTGTCCGACGAGCAGAAGGCGATTTTTGACGAGGTTCTCAAGGAAGCTGCGAGCCGCGCGACCGACCAGATCCGCGAATCGGAGAGCCGTCTGGCGGATGAATTCCGCAAACTCGGCAAGACTGTCGTCGATATCGACCGCAAGCCCTTCATCGAAGCTGCTGTCCCGCTGCACATGGATCCGGAATCCGGCGCAGGCTGGACCCAAGAGCAGTATGACGCCTTGCAAGCGCTCTGA
- a CDS encoding ABC-F family ATP-binding cassette domain-containing protein: MIRIENISKQLSHRLLYIEASAALNKGEKIGLVGPNGAGKTSLFRMIIGQELPDEGQVSVEKGTTIGYFSQDVGEMGGISAVAEVMNGAGPVSEVAAELRDLEAAMSDPEQMDRMDAIIERYGEVQARYEELDGYSLEGRAREVLAGLSFTEHMMDGDVGKLSGGWKMRVALARILLMRPDVMLLDEPSNHLDLESLIWLEQFLKNYDGALLMTSHDREFMNRIVNKIIEIDGGQLTTYTGDYGFYESQRAQNEKQQQAQFERQQAMLAKEIKFIERFKARASHAAQVQSRVKKLDKIDRVEPPKRRQVVTFEFQPAPRSGEDVVSLKGVHKAYGDKVIYDGLDFMIRRKERWCIMGINGAGKSTLLKLVAGDLTPDSGAVTIGASVKLGYFAQHAMDILDGEMTIFETLEHNFPRAGQAPLRALAGCFGFSGDDIDKRCRVLSGGEKARLVMAIMLFDPPNLLVLDEPTNHLDLDTKQMLIEALSAYEGTMLFVSHDRHFLGALSNRVLELTPEGVHRYDGGYTEYVARTGQEAPGLRS; encoded by the coding sequence ATGATCCGCATCGAAAACATTTCAAAACAGCTCAGCCACCGACTGCTCTACATCGAAGCCTCTGCGGCGTTGAACAAGGGAGAGAAAATCGGCCTGGTTGGACCGAACGGTGCGGGAAAAACCTCGTTGTTTCGTATGATTATCGGTCAGGAACTCCCGGACGAAGGGCAGGTATCTGTCGAGAAGGGCACGACGATCGGCTACTTCAGCCAGGATGTCGGCGAAATGGGTGGCATCAGCGCCGTTGCCGAAGTCATGAATGGTGCAGGTCCCGTCAGCGAAGTCGCCGCCGAACTGCGCGACCTGGAGGCGGCCATGTCTGACCCGGAACAGATGGACCGGATGGATGCAATCATCGAACGCTATGGCGAGGTTCAGGCGCGTTACGAAGAGCTCGACGGTTATTCGCTTGAGGGCAGGGCGCGCGAAGTGCTCGCAGGGCTTTCATTCACCGAGCATATGATGGACGGCGATGTGGGAAAGCTGTCCGGCGGCTGGAAGATGCGCGTGGCACTGGCCCGCATCTTGTTGATGCGGCCGGACGTCATGCTTCTTGACGAACCGTCCAACCACCTTGATCTCGAAAGCCTGATCTGGCTGGAGCAGTTCCTTAAGAACTATGACGGCGCGCTTCTGATGACCTCGCATGACCGCGAATTCATGAACCGTATCGTCAACAAGATCATTGAAATCGATGGGGGCCAGCTCACCACATACACAGGTGACTATGGCTTTTACGAAAGCCAGCGCGCCCAGAATGAAAAGCAGCAGCAGGCGCAGTTCGAGCGTCAGCAGGCCATGCTGGCGAAGGAAATCAAGTTCATCGAGCGTTTCAAGGCGCGCGCCTCCCATGCGGCCCAGGTACAGAGCCGTGTGAAAAAGCTCGACAAGATCGACCGGGTTGAACCGCCAAAGCGCCGTCAAGTGGTCACGTTCGAGTTTCAGCCGGCGCCGCGGTCCGGCGAGGATGTCGTGAGCCTTAAAGGCGTGCACAAGGCCTATGGCGACAAGGTCATTTATGACGGTCTCGATTTCATGATCCGCCGCAAGGAACGCTGGTGCATCATGGGGATCAATGGCGCCGGTAAATCCACACTGTTGAAGCTGGTTGCAGGTGACTTAACGCCGGACAGCGGTGCGGTCACAATCGGAGCCAGCGTCAAGCTCGGTTACTTTGCTCAGCATGCCATGGATATCCTTGATGGCGAGATGACAATCTTCGAGACGCTGGAGCATAATTTTCCACGGGCAGGGCAGGCGCCCTTGCGCGCGCTGGCAGGCTGCTTCGGCTTTTCCGGCGACGACATCGACAAGCGCTGCCGTGTGCTTTCCGGCGGCGAAAAGGCCCGGCTGGTGATGGCGATCATGCTGTTTGACCCGCCAAACCTGCTGGTGCTTGACGAACCCACAAACCACCTGGATCTCGATACCAAACAGATGCTGATCGAGGCGCTGTCGGCTTATGAAGGCACCATGCTCTTCGTCAGCCACGACCGCCATTTCCTCGGCGCGCTGTCAAACCGCGTTCTTGAACTCACGCCCGAAGGCGTGCATCGCTATGACGGTGGCTACACCGAATATGTCGCTCGCACCGGACAGGAAGCTCCGGGACTGAGAAGCTGA
- a CDS encoding DUF4864 domain-containing protein — translation MHTVLRVIMLWFAVSLLALPAKAEQDAVREAQSVISRQIEAFLADDATTAYSFASPEIKSVFPNAERFFDMVKKSYAPVFRPGNYAFGRHKVTPDGESAYQEVLISAPDGKDWAVFYELKRQRSGTFAINGVRMVRETGSQGI, via the coding sequence ATGCATACAGTCTTGCGGGTCATTATGTTGTGGTTTGCCGTGTCACTTCTGGCCTTGCCAGCAAAGGCTGAACAGGATGCGGTGCGCGAAGCACAATCGGTCATTTCGCGGCAGATCGAGGCGTTTCTTGCCGATGATGCGACAACCGCCTATTCCTTCGCATCGCCCGAAATCAAGAGCGTCTTCCCGAATGCCGAACGCTTCTTCGACATGGTCAAGAAGAGCTATGCGCCGGTCTTTCGACCTGGCAACTATGCCTTTGGTCGCCATAAGGTAACGCCGGATGGCGAAAGCGCCTATCAGGAAGTGCTGATTTCGGCACCGGACGGCAAGGACTGGGCCGTGTTTTACGAATTGAAACGGCAGCGCAGTGGCACTTTCGCCATCAATGGCGTGCGTATGGTCCGCGAAACCGGAAGTCAGGGGATCTGA